One window from the genome of Haliaeetus albicilla chromosome 26, bHalAlb1.1, whole genome shotgun sequence encodes:
- the RBBP5 gene encoding retinoblastoma-binding protein 5 isoform X2, protein MNLELLESFGQNYPEEADGTLDCISMALTCTFNRWGTLLAVGCNDGRIVIWDFLTRGIAKIISAHIHPVCSLCWSRDGHKLVSASTDNIVSQWDVLSGDCDQRFRFPSPILKVQYHPRDQNRVLVCPMKSAPVMLTLSDSKHVVLPVDDDSDLNVVASFDRRGEYIYTGNAKGKILVLKTDTQDLVASFRVTTGTSNTTAIKSIEFARKGSCFLINTADRIIRVYDGREILTCGRDGEPEPMQKLQDLVNRTPWKKCCFSGDGEYIVAGSARQHALYIWEKSIGNLVKILHGTRGELLLDVAWHPVRPIIASISSGVVSIWAQNQVENWSAFAPDFKELDENVEYEERESEFDIEDEDKSEPEQTGADAAEDEEVDVTSVDPIAAFCSSDEELEDSKALLYLPIAPEVEDPEENPYGPPPDAVQSSLTDEGIGSEKKRQSSSDGPQAPKKKPKTTNIELQGVPNDEVHPLLGVKGDGKSKKKQAGRPKGSKGKDKDSPFKPKLYKGDRGALPLEGAAKGKVQAELGQPLTGGAISELL, encoded by the exons ATGAACCTGGAGCTGCTCG AGTCCTTCGGCCAGAACTACCCCGAG GAGGCCGATGGCACGCTGGACTGCATCAGCATGGCCCTGACCTGCACCTTCAATCGCTGGGGCACGCTGCTGGCCGTGGGCTGCAACGACGGGCGCATCGTCATCTGGGACTTCCTCACCAGGGGCATCGCCAAAATCATAAGCGCTCACATTCACCCCGTCTGCTCCTTATG CTGGAGTCGAGATGGTCACAAACTGGTGAGTGCTTCGACCGATAACATTGTGTCGCAATGGGATGTGCTCTCTGGAGACTGCGACCAGAGATTTCGATTTCCTTCGCCTATCTTGAAAGTTCAGTACCACCCTCGAGACCA aaacaGAGTTTTGGTTTGTCCCATGAAGTCGGCGCCAGTGATGCTAACGCTGTCAGACTCCAAACATGTTGTCCTACCTGTGGATGATGATTCTGATCTCAATGTTGTGGCCTCCTttgacaggcgaggggaataCATTTATACGGGCAATGCCAAGGGGAAG ATCTTGGTCTTAAAAACAGACACTCAGGATCTTGTTGCTTCCTTCAGAGTGACAACTGGAACCAGCAACACCACAGCTATTAAATCGATTGAATTTGCTCGGAAAGGAAG CTGCTTTTTAATAAACACAGCGGACCGGATAATCAGGGTCTACGATGGCCGTGAAATTCTAACTTGTGGACGAGATGGGGAGCCTGAACCGATGCAGAAACTGCAGGATTTAGTGAACCG GACACCATGGAAGAAGTGCTGTTTCTCTGGTGATGGTGAATATATAGTGGCAGGTTCAGCACGACAGCATGCTCTGTACATTTGGGAGAAGAGTATTGGAAACCTAGTGAAAATCCTCCACGGGACCAGAGGAGAGCTACTCTTGGATGTAGCA TGGCATCCTGTCCGACCGATCATAGCTTCTATTTCAAGTGGTGTTGTATCAATATGGGCTCAGAATCAAGTG GAAAACTGGAGTGCCTTTGCACCTGACTTCAAAGAGCTGGATGAAAATGTAGAATATGAAGAGAGAGAGTCAGAATTTGACATTGAAGATGAAGATAAGAGTGAACCAGAACAGACAG GTGCTGATGCTGCAGAAGATGAAGAAGTGGATGTAACTAGTGTGGATCCCATTGCTGCCTTCTGTAGCAG tgATGAAGAACTGGAGGACTCCAAGGCTTTGCTTTACTTACCCATTGCTCCTGAAGTTGAAGATCCAGAAGAAAACCCCTATGGACCTCCACCAGATGCGGTTCAGAGTTCTTTAACTGATGAGGGAATAGGATCCGAGAAGAAGAGGCAGTCCTCCTCTGATGGACCTCAGGCACCAAAGAAGAAGCCCAAAACCACCAACATTGAACTACAAGGAGTACCTAATGATG AAGTCCATCCGCTGCTGGGTGTGAAGGGAGATGGTAAATCCAAGAAGAAGCAAGCAGGCAGGCCTAAAGGATCAAAAGGTAAAGACAAAGATTCTCCATTTAAACCGAAACTCTACAAAGGGGACAGAGGTGCTTTACCTCTGGAAGGAGCAGCGAAGGGTAAAGTGCAGGCGGAGCTGGGACAGCCTTTGACAG GTGGTGCAATCTCAGAATTGTTATGA
- the RBBP5 gene encoding retinoblastoma-binding protein 5 isoform X1, protein MNLELLESFGQNYPEEADGTLDCISMALTCTFNRWGTLLAVGCNDGRIVIWDFLTRGIAKIISAHIHPVCSLCWSRDGHKLVSASTDNIVSQWDVLSGDCDQRFRFPSPILKVQYHPRDQNRVLVCPMKSAPVMLTLSDSKHVVLPVDDDSDLNVVASFDRRGEYIYTGNAKGKILVLKTDTQDLVASFRVTTGTSNTTAIKSIEFARKGSCFLINTADRIIRVYDGREILTCGRDGEPEPMQKLQDLVNRTPWKKCCFSGDGEYIVAGSARQHALYIWEKSIGNLVKILHGTRGELLLDVAWHPVRPIIASISSGVVSIWAQNQVENWSAFAPDFKELDENVEYEERESEFDIEDEDKSEPEQTGADAAEDEEVDVTSVDPIAAFCSSDEELEDSKALLYLPIAPEVEDPEENPYGPPPDAVQSSLTDEGIGSEKKRQSSSDGPQAPKKKPKTTNIELQGVPNDEVHPLLGVKGDGKSKKKQAGRPKGSKGKDKDSPFKPKLYKGDRGALPLEGAAKGKVQAELGQPLTAGGAISELL, encoded by the exons ATGAACCTGGAGCTGCTCG AGTCCTTCGGCCAGAACTACCCCGAG GAGGCCGATGGCACGCTGGACTGCATCAGCATGGCCCTGACCTGCACCTTCAATCGCTGGGGCACGCTGCTGGCCGTGGGCTGCAACGACGGGCGCATCGTCATCTGGGACTTCCTCACCAGGGGCATCGCCAAAATCATAAGCGCTCACATTCACCCCGTCTGCTCCTTATG CTGGAGTCGAGATGGTCACAAACTGGTGAGTGCTTCGACCGATAACATTGTGTCGCAATGGGATGTGCTCTCTGGAGACTGCGACCAGAGATTTCGATTTCCTTCGCCTATCTTGAAAGTTCAGTACCACCCTCGAGACCA aaacaGAGTTTTGGTTTGTCCCATGAAGTCGGCGCCAGTGATGCTAACGCTGTCAGACTCCAAACATGTTGTCCTACCTGTGGATGATGATTCTGATCTCAATGTTGTGGCCTCCTttgacaggcgaggggaataCATTTATACGGGCAATGCCAAGGGGAAG ATCTTGGTCTTAAAAACAGACACTCAGGATCTTGTTGCTTCCTTCAGAGTGACAACTGGAACCAGCAACACCACAGCTATTAAATCGATTGAATTTGCTCGGAAAGGAAG CTGCTTTTTAATAAACACAGCGGACCGGATAATCAGGGTCTACGATGGCCGTGAAATTCTAACTTGTGGACGAGATGGGGAGCCTGAACCGATGCAGAAACTGCAGGATTTAGTGAACCG GACACCATGGAAGAAGTGCTGTTTCTCTGGTGATGGTGAATATATAGTGGCAGGTTCAGCACGACAGCATGCTCTGTACATTTGGGAGAAGAGTATTGGAAACCTAGTGAAAATCCTCCACGGGACCAGAGGAGAGCTACTCTTGGATGTAGCA TGGCATCCTGTCCGACCGATCATAGCTTCTATTTCAAGTGGTGTTGTATCAATATGGGCTCAGAATCAAGTG GAAAACTGGAGTGCCTTTGCACCTGACTTCAAAGAGCTGGATGAAAATGTAGAATATGAAGAGAGAGAGTCAGAATTTGACATTGAAGATGAAGATAAGAGTGAACCAGAACAGACAG GTGCTGATGCTGCAGAAGATGAAGAAGTGGATGTAACTAGTGTGGATCCCATTGCTGCCTTCTGTAGCAG tgATGAAGAACTGGAGGACTCCAAGGCTTTGCTTTACTTACCCATTGCTCCTGAAGTTGAAGATCCAGAAGAAAACCCCTATGGACCTCCACCAGATGCGGTTCAGAGTTCTTTAACTGATGAGGGAATAGGATCCGAGAAGAAGAGGCAGTCCTCCTCTGATGGACCTCAGGCACCAAAGAAGAAGCCCAAAACCACCAACATTGAACTACAAGGAGTACCTAATGATG AAGTCCATCCGCTGCTGGGTGTGAAGGGAGATGGTAAATCCAAGAAGAAGCAAGCAGGCAGGCCTAAAGGATCAAAAGGTAAAGACAAAGATTCTCCATTTAAACCGAAACTCTACAAAGGGGACAGAGGTGCTTTACCTCTGGAAGGAGCAGCGAAGGGTAAAGTGCAGGCGGAGCTGGGACAGCCTTTGACAG CAGGTGGTGCAATCTCAGAATTGTTATGA
- the TMEM81 gene encoding transmembrane protein 81: MKTLGNSHILGILPCAFYLPLVVSFEKVTIPAELKSVVAKVAVNTTSCSVTCGLGFKLEEMCEITPARERRNCTLHRSDCLTSWVCGLLHFTIPVGKPFQLSCMTSDVVGFSSQAYSYRWRLAQGLITTNNVLFKPFKNPNSVIIRFSPARESDAGTYRCDVQLLKTFRVIKRVYFGVRVIRSDLVDLNFQKSLTWEQKLAANEVEGNTENSTHEEVQEQQHFWQGELFYECLVGVGSGVIGGILVSMALCFLQKILRRRAVE; the protein is encoded by the coding sequence ATGAAGACCTTGGGGAACAGCCACATCCTTGGGATATTACCTTGTGCTTTCTATCTGCCATTGGTAGTTTCCTTTGAAAAAGTTACCatcccagcagagctgaagtCAGTTGTAGCGAAAGTTGCAGTCAACACCACATCCTGCAGTGTCACCTGTGGGCTGGGCTTCAAACTGGAGGAGATGTGCGAGATCACTCCCGCCCGAGAGAGGAGGAATTGTACCTTGCACAGGTCCGACTGCCTGACCAGCTGGGTTTGTGGCTTACTCCACTTCACCATCCCCGTGGGCAAACCCTTCCAGCTCAGCTGCATGACCTCGGACGTAGTCGGCTTTAGTAGCCAAGCCTATAGCTATAGGTGGAGGCTTGCCCAAGGCCTTATCACGACAAATAATGTACTGTTCAAACCTTTCAAAAACCCCAATTCTGTCATCATCAGATTTTCCCCTGCTAGGGAGTCTGATGCAGGGACTTACCGATGCGATGTGCAGTTGTTGAAGACATTCAGAGTCATCAAGAGGGTCTACTTTGGGGTCAGAGTGATTCGAAGTGACTTAGTGGATCTGAACTTtcaaaaatccttgacttgggaACAGAAGTTAGCAGCAAATGAGGTggaaggaaacacagaaaacagcactCATGAAGAAGTGCAAGAACAGCAGCACTTTTGGCAAGGAGAATTGTTTTATGAATGCTTGGTAGGAGTTGGAAGTGGAGTGATAGGGGGTATCTTGGTGAGCATGGCACTCTGCTTCTTGCAGAAGATTTTGAGAAGGAGAGCTGTGGAGTAA
- the DSTYK gene encoding dual serine/threonine and tyrosine protein kinase, with protein sequence MEGEGAPSWRGPGGVIRELCRSFGHYNRHLARLQHNLRETKKFFRDVKYSQGHPFASVAFGEGPPTGAGDGAHRDGPGPGGQNFISFPRHEEEHLQRTVSWHPCLLILGQNCNAKCQLLNILLGEKLLPTTKISNEENCKRRRIRFTHGTQTRISLALPEQYELVHMMAAHRGHWDTIPEEDLEIHGDSEDPAHRIAELEVMLPYSLLKEVDVVVAPCRGFQSAEATLGEYVNQVLPVVIFAISEAELSSSDENELREIKEKFSLPIFFFKVPELGVDLISPQKTDNEKSSLYCQLMDLEYLSTSHCSCGAPGPDADAQSMLVEQFEKLRLLSTFSRQVLQKHLVEAATSLNEVHCRCLNIFINQAFDMQRDLQITPKRLEYTRKKENELYESLMNIANRKQEEMKDMIIETLSNMKEELLEDAANMEFKDIIIPENGEPVSSKDIKCCIKQIQELIISRLNQAVANKLISSVDYLRESFVGTLERCLKSLEESWEVSVHPARSLEKSKDVSVHITSNYLKQILNAAYHVEVTFHSGSTVTRMLWEQIKQIIQRITWVSPPAITSDWKRKVAQDAIESLSASKLAKSICSQFRTRLNSSHEAFAASLRQLEDGHSGRLEKTEDLWLKVRKDHAPRLARLSLESRSLQDVLLHGKPKLGRELGRGQYGVVYLCDSWGGHFPCALKSVVPPDEKHWNDLALEFHYMRSLQTHERLVHLHGSVIDYGYGGGSSIAVLLIMERLHRDLYTGLKAGLELETRLQIALDVVEGIRYLHSQGLVHRDIKLKNVLLDKKNRAKITDLGFCKPEAMMSGSIVGTPIHMAPELFTGKYDNSVDVYAFGILFWYICSGHVKLPEAFERCASKDHLWNNVRRGVRPERLPVFDEECWQLMEACWDGDSSQRPLLGIVQPMLQGIMDRLCKSSSEHPNKGLDDST encoded by the exons GGCAGaatttcatttccttccctCGCCATGAGGAAGAGCATCTCCAGCGGACTGTGAGCTGGCACCCTTGCCTTCTGATTCTTGGCCAGAACTGTAATGCCAAATGCCAGTTACTCAACATACTGCTGGGTGAGAAGCTGCTCCCTACCACCAAAATCAGCAATGAGGAGAATTGTAAGAGGCGACGGATCCGTTTCACGCATGGGACACAAACACGGATTAGCCTAGCGCTGCCTGAGCAGTATGAACTGGTCCATATGATGGCAGCCCACCGAGGGCACTGGGACACGATACCAGAGGAGGACTTAGAAATTCATGGGGACAGCGAAGATCCCGCTCACCGGATAGCAGAGCTGGAGGTCATGCTGCCGTACTCACTACTAAAG GAAGTGGACGTTGTGGTAGCACCATGTCGTGGATTCCAGTCTGCTGAAGCCACCTTGGGAGAGTATGTGAACCAAGTCTTGCCTGTAGTCATCTTTGCCATCAGCGAGGCTGAACTTTCTTCATCAGATGAGAACGAACTGCGTGAAATCAAAGAGAAATTCTCTTTgcccattttcttcttcaaagtGCCAGAATTGGGGGTTGACCTGATCTCTCCCCAAAAAACTGATAATGAAAAGTCCTCTCTTTACTGCCAGCTGATGGACTTGGAGTACCTGAGTACCAGCCACTGCAGCTGTGGGGCACCTGGTCCTGATGCCGATGCCCAAAGCATGCTGGTGGAGCAGTTTGAGAAGCTCCGTCTCCTAAGCACTTTTTCCAGGCAGGTGCTTCAGAAGCATCTTGTGGAAGCAGCTACCAGTTTAAATGAGGTGCACTGCCGCTGCCTGAACATCTTCATCAATCAGGCTTTCGACATGCAGCGAGACCTGCAAATCACCCCCAAGAGGCTGGAGTATACCCGCAAGAAGGAGAATGAGCTCTATGAGTCTCTGATGAACATTGCCAACCGCAAACAAGAGGAGATGAAGGACATGATCATAGAGACTCTTAGCAATATGAAAGAGGAGCTCTTGGAGGATGCTGCTAATATGGAATTCAAAG ATATCATCATTCCTGAGAATGGGGAACCTGTTAGTTCCAAGGACATAAAGTGTTGTATTAAGCAAATTCAGGAACTGATTATTTCTCGGTTAAACCAAGCAGTTGCCAACAAGTTAATTAGTTCAGTGGACTATCTGCGAGAGAGCTTTGTAGGGACGCTGGAGAGATGTCTGAAGAGCCTGGAGGAGTCTTGGGAGGTTTCAGTACATCCTGCAAGGAGTTTGGAGAAGTCAAAGGATGTTTCTGTACACATCACAAGCAATTATCTCAAACAG ATACTCAATGCAGCCTATCATGTTGAAGTCACTTTCCACTCTGGCTCAACAGTAACCAGAATGCTGTGGGAACAGATCAAACAG ATAATCCAGCGGATTACATGGGTCAGCCCACCTGCTATCACCAGTGACTGGAAGAGGAAAGTTGCTCAGGATGCTATCGAGAGCCTCAGTGCATCCAAGTTAGCCAAGAGCATTTGCAGCCAATTCCGGACCAGGCTAAACAGTTCCCATGAGGCTTTTGCAGCTTCTCTGCGACAG TTAGAAGACGGCCATTCTGGCAggctggagaaaacagaagaccTGTGGCTGAAGGTGCGGAAGGATCACGCTCCTCGGCTGGCACGACTCTCGCTGGAGAGCAGGTCCCTCCAGGATGTGCTGTTACACG GCAAACCAAAGTTGGGCCGTGAGCTAGGCCGAGGACAGTATGGCGTGGTCTATCTGTGTGACAGCTGGGGAGGGCATTTCCCATGTGCACTGAAATCTGTTGTTCCTCCAGATGAGAAGCACTGGAATGACCTTGCACTTGAGTTTCACTATATGAG GTCTCTACAGACGCATGAGCGGCTCGTACATCTCCATGGTTCTGTAATAGATTATGGCTACGGAGGAGGCTCCAGCATTGCTGTCTTACTGATAATGGAACGGTTGCACAGAGACCTCTATACAGGACTAAAG GCTGGGCTAGAATTAGAAACACGATTACAGATTGCCTTGGATGTAGTTGAAGGAATCCGTTATCTTCACAGTCAGGGACTTGTGCACCGGGATATCAAACTTAAAAATGTCTTG CTTGACAAAAAGAATCGAGCCAAAATCACTGACTTGGGGTTCTGCAAACCAGAAGCCATGATGTCTGGCAGTATTGTAGGCACACCCATTCATATGGCTCCTGAGCTCTTTACAG GAAAGTACGATAACTCAGTGGATGTTTACGCATTTGGCATTCTGTTTTGGTACATTTGTTCGGGACATGTGAAGTTACCAGAGGCTTTCGAGAGATGTGCAAGCAAAGATCACCTTTGGAACAATGTTAGAAGAG GAGTTCGCCCGGAGCGTCTTCCAGTGTTTGATGAGGAATGCTGGCAGCTGATGGAAGCCTGCTGGGATGGAGACTCCTCCCAGCGCCCTCTCTTGGGGATTGTTCAACCTATGCTGCAGGGGATCATGGACAGGCTCTGCAAGTCAAGCTCTGAGCACCCAAATAAAGGGTTGGATGACTCTACTTGA